The following proteins are co-located in the bacterium genome:
- a CDS encoding type II toxin-antitoxin system RelE/ParE family toxin, with protein MKIIITPAADRDLDDIEAYIFKDNPTAAVEVALTILEKIETIIVNNPSIGRKGRILGTREFVMADLPYIIPYRIKEEALEILRVIHTSRKFPKK; from the coding sequence ATGAAAATTATAATTACACCTGCAGCCGATCGGGACTTAGATGATATTGAAGCATATATTTTTAAAGATAACCCTACAGCAGCAGTAGAGGTAGCCCTTACAATACTTGAAAAAATTGAAACTATAATTGTAAATAATCCTAGCATTGGCAGAAAAGGACGAATATTAGGCACAAGAGAATTTGTAATGGCGGATTTACCCTATATAATTCCTTACAGAATAAAGGAGGAGGCTTTAGAAATCCTTAGAGTGATTCATACATCAAGGAAATTCCCTAAAAAATAA
- a CDS encoding ribbon-helix-helix protein, CopG family gives MATNKNMISLRLPEETKTKLELLADATDRNKSTLVLEAIDNYIDIQSWQIAAIQEGIKQADNGEFIPYEDIKAKWLNKKAAL, from the coding sequence ATGGCTACTAATAAAAATATGATCTCTTTAAGACTTCCAGAAGAAACAAAAACAAAACTTGAACTATTAGCGGATGCTACAGACAGAAATAAATCTACTCTTGTCTTGGAAGCTATTGATAATTATATAGATATACAATCGTGGCAGATAGCAGCTATTCAAGAAGGAATAAAGCAAGCTGATAACGGCGAATTTATACCTTATGAAGATATTAAGGCTAAGTGGTTGAACAAAAAGGCAGCTCTATAG
- a CDS encoding zincin-like metallopeptidase domain-containing protein: MQTNEIKAKITAEIIESLKTNQSLWSKAWKPCQPQNYESKKAYSVINNLILTLKSMNRNYESPYWLTFKQVDKLDHSVLRGEKSTMIVFYSLIDSKNTNEDGEKKKIPLLKYYNVFNLDQTTLKNKVNINETIDPALRSNDIEQVINTFDCPIVYAAQDRACYRPVEDKIYLPTKGQFKTVHGYYATAMHEIAHATGHESRLNRKLINSFGSSEYAKEELTAEISSMFILAKYGIDSKEITSNNVAYINSWLKILENDSNFIFTASKQAGEILEYITKDSNKITENTELELIAA, encoded by the coding sequence ATGCAAACAAATGAAATTAAGGCAAAAATTACTGCTGAAATTATCGAAAGCCTTAAAACTAATCAAAGTTTATGGTCAAAAGCTTGGAAGCCATGCCAGCCTCAAAATTATGAAAGTAAAAAAGCGTATTCAGTTATTAACAATTTAATCTTAACTTTAAAATCAATGAATCGTAACTATGAATCACCATACTGGTTGACATTTAAGCAGGTGGACAAGTTAGATCACAGTGTCTTGAGAGGTGAAAAGTCTACAATGATAGTTTTCTATTCTCTGATAGACTCAAAAAATACTAATGAAGACGGGGAAAAGAAAAAAATACCACTGCTAAAGTATTATAACGTCTTTAACTTGGATCAGACAACTTTAAAAAATAAAGTAAATATTAATGAAACTATTGATCCTGCATTAAGAAGTAACGATATAGAACAAGTTATAAATACTTTTGATTGTCCTATAGTATACGCTGCACAGGATAGGGCTTGTTATAGACCAGTAGAAGACAAAATTTACTTACCGACTAAAGGACAATTTAAAACAGTACATGGCTATTACGCTACAGCTATGCATGAAATAGCACACGCTACAGGTCATGAATCAAGATTAAATAGAAAACTCATTAATTCTTTTGGTTCTAGTGAGTACGCTAAAGAAGAATTAACAGCAGAAATTTCAAGTATGTTTATATTAGCCAAATATGGCATAGATAGTAAAGAAATAACCAGTAATAATGTTGCTTACATTAATTCATGGCTTAAAATTCTTGAGAATGACAGCAATTTTATCTTTACCGCAAGTAAACAAGCAGGTGAGATTCTCGAATACATAACAAAAGATAGTAATAAAATTACTGAAAATACAGAACTGGAATTAATAGCCGCATGA
- a CDS encoding recombinase family protein encodes MSKTYAYLRVSTLIQDTEKNKGDILRFANDKKLGNVEFIEETVTGTSNYKDRLLGSLICDLKSGDVLIVPELSRLARSISQILEIIDLSKQKNFTLYSLKENFCSDDKSITSVITSTIFGLVAQIERDLISQRTKEALRAKKEAGMMLGRPKGRGKSKLDIHKEEIEAMIKTGVPKTKIAKKYGTLPYNLYNWLKMNEIDYKELV; translated from the coding sequence ATGTCAAAAACTTATGCTTACTTAAGAGTTTCAACTTTAATTCAAGATACCGAAAAAAACAAGGGCGATATTTTACGTTTTGCTAACGATAAAAAACTCGGTAACGTAGAATTTATTGAAGAAACTGTAACAGGTACGAGCAATTATAAAGATAGGCTGCTAGGATCGCTTATATGCGATTTAAAAAGCGGTGATGTGCTGATTGTTCCTGAACTTTCACGCCTCGCTCGTAGCATCTCTCAGATTCTTGAAATCATAGACCTGTCAAAACAAAAGAATTTTACCTTGTACAGCCTTAAAGAAAACTTTTGCTCTGATGATAAATCAATCACTTCTGTAATTACCAGCACTATTTTTGGGCTTGTTGCACAAATAGAAAGGGATTTAATTTCACAGCGTACTAAAGAAGCTCTTAGAGCCAAGAAAGAAGCTGGTATGATGTTAGGAAGACCTAAAGGCAGGGGTAAAAGCAAATTAGATATTCATAAAGAAGAGATTGAAGCTATGATAAAAACGGGTGTTCCCAAAACTAAAATAGCAAAAAAATACGGTACACTTCCTTATAACCTTTATAACTGGTTGAAAATGAATGAGATAGATTACAAAGAGCTGGTATAA
- a CDS encoding dual specificity protein phosphatase family protein codes for MLLNSHYSYNPQIYLKPSFRGVSSSIKNFQKVDDCLYRGGNPTLEQLRQLKKQGFSTIVSFRTGYQGNEFDEAQAVKALGMKHIHLPFISWDNPPENHVSTFFANIEQAKSKGEKVFIHCTHGKDRTGLFSAMYKLTYGLDNIDDCIREMFKLGHNATENPNLIPYLRNFAQKLPQRRI; via the coding sequence ATGCTATTAAATTCACACTACAGTTACAACCCGCAAATATATTTGAAACCTTCTTTTAGAGGGGTATCCTCAAGTATTAAAAATTTCCAAAAAGTGGATGATTGTCTATATAGAGGGGGTAATCCAACTCTGGAACAATTACGACAGCTAAAAAAGCAAGGGTTCTCAACTATTGTCAGTTTTAGAACAGGTTATCAGGGCAACGAATTTGATGAAGCTCAGGCTGTTAAAGCTTTAGGAATGAAACATATACATCTTCCTTTTATTTCTTGGGATAATCCGCCTGAAAATCACGTTAGCACATTCTTTGCTAATATAGAACAAGCAAAAAGTAAAGGAGAAAAAGTTTTTATACATTGTACTCACGGAAAAGATAGAACAGGACTTTTTTCTGCTATGTATAAATTAACCTATGGTCTTGACAACATTGACGACTGTATTAGGGAAATGTTTAAATTAGGACATAATGCAACGGAAAATCCCAACTTAATTCCATACTTAAGAAATTTTGCACAGAAGTTACCACAAAGGAGAATATAA